In Lemur catta isolate mLemCat1 chromosome 18, mLemCat1.pri, whole genome shotgun sequence, a genomic segment contains:
- the CDHR4 gene encoding cadherin-related family member 4 isoform X1, which translates to MVLLRLLVLLFALVVTDLHSLPWFINVSESQGPGTILQSFSFNCSSHTPTLELLDVQPATTFFNRPSLARWQGIYVGKVTLSSSARLDALTVNHYKLQLRFTCGNYVMEGPLFVDVQRDPGHIQCAGQFASQAGEMIQVPETVTPGARLYTLLLPGLESQGAQMSIISVQDPPYFPGPFSINEQGWLQAPSQGLKGQAGKVFQLQISVSSGQGQSCQGMVMVKVLSAPSSQVSFLEQAQNITIPENLVPGSEVVQVHARGSDLRYEILSPMPSPFFAIGQGEGCRGRGGTRSLDASVAGPEVPCTTSLPFCFETWLWRRTGILLPEDLEGGWLGGSGNELGVGQNSASPTLPPCPADGVVRSIAPLELARAAGTAVTRLQVKAFERLRPWAIAKLDLTVNVQLVNQWPPRCLPALLMSQIPETVPMGTVLHTLTCTDPDSAGATFDYQLLFGSPPNPNSLCLHDRVLEVNATLDCDTPGACFQYAASILVLDGGQPQMTTEVPVLVMVTPVNEFSPVCAPRTFRVREDAEPHTIGSVVGTDMDYPHDSVEYYTSGWPAIFAVDRLSGEVHLLGPLDYEQQRLYRLTVLLIDHGQDWDPTCHRSGSCTITIEVEDVNDYAPECEPSFQELTIYTSLGRSMEVTKVSCRIPQEPQRLAFSYNIVGGNSQSRFSLQGAILVHNDPALGPPWPEQPRTYELLICVADAGPSISHLSTTATIIVHLVPWKASTVATSTHRATVPSMIPLLVTDVEAFWQPEPWFVVVLTATGTLLLLAVGWLLCKLLQGLAQLLQEPSKPAQALLLNSIQGTEGPIEGFVEAPRMEMSQAPSSIISLQHFDGRAQDSRTGRDYLFNTRTGTRRWL; encoded by the exons ATGGTGCTGCTCAGGCTCCTGGTGCTCCTTTTTGCTCTGGTTGTCACTG ACCTCCACAGCCTGCCCTGGTTTATAAATGTCTCTGAGAGCCAGGGTCCTGGCACCATCCTTCAGTCTTTCTCCTTCAACTGCTCCTCCCACACGCCCACCCTGGAGTTGCTTGATGTGCAGCCAGCTACAACCTTCTTCAACCGACCCAGCTTGGCCAGGTGGCAAGGGATCTATGTGGGCAAG GTGACCTTGAGCAGCTCCGCTCGGCTGGATGCCTTGACGGTGAACCACTATAAGCTGCAGCTTCGGTTCACATGTGGCAACTATGTGATGGAGGGACCACTCTTTGTGGATGTGCAGCGGGACCCTGGCCATATCCAGTGTGCTGGTCAATTTGCTAGCCAAG CTGGGGAAATGATTCAGGTGCCGGAGACAGTCACACCTGGGGCCCGGCTGTACACTCTGCTGCTCCCAGGCCTAGAATCCCAGGGAGCCCAG ATGAGCATTATCAGTGTCCAGGACCCTCCATACTTCCCTGGACCTTTCTCCATCAATGAGCAAGGTTGGCTGCAGGCACCATCCCAGGGCCTCAAAGGCCAAGCTGGAAAG GTCTTCCAGCTGCAGATCTCAGTGTCCTCTGGACAAGGCCAAAGCTGTCAGGGGATGGTGATGGTGAAGGTTTTGTCTGCTCCCTCTAGCCAGGTCTCCTTCCT GGAGCAGGCCCAGAATATCACCATCCCCGAGAACCTGGTCCCTGGGAGTGAGGTGGTTCAGGTCCACGCCCGGGGCTCTGACTTGCGCTATGAAATCCTCTCCCCGATGCCCAGCCCATTCTTCGCCATTGGACAGGGTGAGGGGTGTAGGGGAAGGGGAGGTACCAGAAGCCTAGATGCCTCTGTGGCTGGTCCAGAGGTGCCCTGTACCACCTCCTTGCCTTTCTGTTTTGAGACCTGGTTGTGGAGGAGAACGGGGATTCTTCTGCCAGAGGATCTGgagggtgggtggctgggtgggagcGGGAATGAGCTTGGAGTGGGGCAAAACTCTGCATCCCCTACCCTCCCACCCTGTCCAGCAGATGGCGTGGTCCGGAGCATCGCGCCACTGGAGTTGGCTCGCGCAGCAGGCACGGCGGTCACCAGGCTGCAGGTGAAGGCCTTTGAGCGGCTCCGGCCATGGGCCATTGCCAAGCTCGACCTTACGGTAAACGTGCAGTTGGTCAACCAGTGGCCCCCGCGCTGCCTCCCAGCGCTCCTGAT GTCTCAAATCCCTGAGACTGTCCCTATGGGTACTGTGCTACACACCCTCACTTGCACTGATCCGGACTCTGCTGGCGCCACCTTCGACTACCAGCTGTTGTTCGGCAGCCCTCCTAACCCCAACAGCCTCTGCCTTCATGACAGAGTCCTTGAG GTGAATGCCACACTGGACTGTGACACTCCTGGAGCCTGCTTCCAGTATGCGGCCTCCATCTTGGTGCTTGATGGTGGTCAGCCCCAGATGACCA CTGAGGTGCCAGTACTGGTGATGGTGACACCCGTCAATGAGTTCTCCCCAGTGTGTGCCCCACGCACGTTCCGGGTTCGGGAGGACGCAGAGCCCCACACCATAGGCTCTGTGGTGGGCACGGATATGGATTACCCGCATGACAGCGTTGAGTACTACACCTCTGGTTGGCCTGCCATCTTTGCTGTGGACCGTCTCAGTG GGGAGGTTCATCTCCTGGGGCCTTTGGACTATGAGCAGCAGAGGCTGTACAGGCTCACTGTCCTGCTGATTGACCATGGCCAAGACTGGGACCCCACCTGTCACCGCTCAGGTTCCTGTACCATTACAATTGAGGTTGAG GATGTGAATGACTATGCCCCCGAATGTGAGCCCTCATTTCAGGAACTCACCATCTACACTTCTCTGGGCCGTAGCATGGAAGTGACCAAGGTGTCATGCCGGATCCCCCaggagccacagcgcctggccttcTCCTATAACATcgtgggag GGAATAGCCAGAGCCGATTCAGCCTGCAAGGGGCCATCCTGGTGCACAATGACCCGGCGCTGGGGCCCCCCTGGCCAGAGCAGCCCCGTACCTACGAACTATTGATTTGTGTCGCCGATGCAGGCCCCTCCATCTCCCACCTCAGCACCACAGCCACCATCATTGTGCATCTAGTTCCCTGGAAGGCCAGCACAGTGGCCACCAGCACCCACAGAGCCACA GTGCCCTCGATGATACCCCTGCTTGTGACAGATGTGGAAGCTTTCTGGCAGCCAGAGCCCTGGTTTGTGGTGGTGCTGACAGCTACTGGTACCCTTCTCCTCTTGGCTGTGGGCTGGCTCCTCTGCAAACTCCTCCAGGG GTTGGCCCAGCTGCTGCAGGAACCAAGCAAACCAGCCCAGGCTCTGCTGCTAAACAG CATTCAGGGAACCGAGGGACCGATTGAAGGGTTTGTGGAGGCACCAAGGATGGAGATGTCCCAGGCACCCAGCAGCATCATAAGCCTG CAGCATTTTGATGGCAGAGCACAGGACTCCC GTACAGGCAGAGACTACCTATTCAACACGCGCACAGGAACCCGGCGCTGGCTCTAA
- the CDHR4 gene encoding cadherin-related family member 4 isoform X2, with protein sequence MVLLRLLVLLFALVVTDLHSLPWFINVSESQGPGTILQSFSFNCSSHTPTLELLDVQPATTFFNRPSLARWQGIYVGKVTLSSSARLDALTVNHYKLQLRFTCGNYVMEGPLFVDVQRDPGHIQCAGQFASQAGEMIQVPETVTPGARLYTLLLPGLESQGAQMSIISVQDPPYFPGPFSINEQGWLQAPSQGLKGQAGKVFQLQISVSSGQGQSCQGMVMVKVLSAPSSQVSFLEQAQNITIPENLVPGSEVVQVHARGSDLRYEILSPMPSPFFAIGQADGVVRSIAPLELARAAGTAVTRLQVKAFERLRPWAIAKLDLTVNVQLVNQWPPRCLPALLMSQIPETVPMGTVLHTLTCTDPDSAGATFDYQLLFGSPPNPNSLCLHDRVLEVNATLDCDTPGACFQYAASILVLDGGQPQMTTEVPVLVMVTPVNEFSPVCAPRTFRVREDAEPHTIGSVVGTDMDYPHDSVEYYTSGWPAIFAVDRLSGEVHLLGPLDYEQQRLYRLTVLLIDHGQDWDPTCHRSGSCTITIEVEDVNDYAPECEPSFQELTIYTSLGRSMEVTKVSCRIPQEPQRLAFSYNIVGGNSQSRFSLQGAILVHNDPALGPPWPEQPRTYELLICVADAGPSISHLSTTATIIVHLVPWKASTVATSTHRATVPSMIPLLVTDVEAFWQPEPWFVVVLTATGTLLLLAVGWLLCKLLQGLAQLLQEPSKPAQALLLNSIQGTEGPIEGFVEAPRMEMSQAPSSIISLHFDGRAQDSRTGRDYLFNTRTGTRRWL encoded by the exons ATGGTGCTGCTCAGGCTCCTGGTGCTCCTTTTTGCTCTGGTTGTCACTG ACCTCCACAGCCTGCCCTGGTTTATAAATGTCTCTGAGAGCCAGGGTCCTGGCACCATCCTTCAGTCTTTCTCCTTCAACTGCTCCTCCCACACGCCCACCCTGGAGTTGCTTGATGTGCAGCCAGCTACAACCTTCTTCAACCGACCCAGCTTGGCCAGGTGGCAAGGGATCTATGTGGGCAAG GTGACCTTGAGCAGCTCCGCTCGGCTGGATGCCTTGACGGTGAACCACTATAAGCTGCAGCTTCGGTTCACATGTGGCAACTATGTGATGGAGGGACCACTCTTTGTGGATGTGCAGCGGGACCCTGGCCATATCCAGTGTGCTGGTCAATTTGCTAGCCAAG CTGGGGAAATGATTCAGGTGCCGGAGACAGTCACACCTGGGGCCCGGCTGTACACTCTGCTGCTCCCAGGCCTAGAATCCCAGGGAGCCCAG ATGAGCATTATCAGTGTCCAGGACCCTCCATACTTCCCTGGACCTTTCTCCATCAATGAGCAAGGTTGGCTGCAGGCACCATCCCAGGGCCTCAAAGGCCAAGCTGGAAAG GTCTTCCAGCTGCAGATCTCAGTGTCCTCTGGACAAGGCCAAAGCTGTCAGGGGATGGTGATGGTGAAGGTTTTGTCTGCTCCCTCTAGCCAGGTCTCCTTCCT GGAGCAGGCCCAGAATATCACCATCCCCGAGAACCTGGTCCCTGGGAGTGAGGTGGTTCAGGTCCACGCCCGGGGCTCTGACTTGCGCTATGAAATCCTCTCCCCGATGCCCAGCCCATTCTTCGCCATTGGACAGG CAGATGGCGTGGTCCGGAGCATCGCGCCACTGGAGTTGGCTCGCGCAGCAGGCACGGCGGTCACCAGGCTGCAGGTGAAGGCCTTTGAGCGGCTCCGGCCATGGGCCATTGCCAAGCTCGACCTTACGGTAAACGTGCAGTTGGTCAACCAGTGGCCCCCGCGCTGCCTCCCAGCGCTCCTGAT GTCTCAAATCCCTGAGACTGTCCCTATGGGTACTGTGCTACACACCCTCACTTGCACTGATCCGGACTCTGCTGGCGCCACCTTCGACTACCAGCTGTTGTTCGGCAGCCCTCCTAACCCCAACAGCCTCTGCCTTCATGACAGAGTCCTTGAG GTGAATGCCACACTGGACTGTGACACTCCTGGAGCCTGCTTCCAGTATGCGGCCTCCATCTTGGTGCTTGATGGTGGTCAGCCCCAGATGACCA CTGAGGTGCCAGTACTGGTGATGGTGACACCCGTCAATGAGTTCTCCCCAGTGTGTGCCCCACGCACGTTCCGGGTTCGGGAGGACGCAGAGCCCCACACCATAGGCTCTGTGGTGGGCACGGATATGGATTACCCGCATGACAGCGTTGAGTACTACACCTCTGGTTGGCCTGCCATCTTTGCTGTGGACCGTCTCAGTG GGGAGGTTCATCTCCTGGGGCCTTTGGACTATGAGCAGCAGAGGCTGTACAGGCTCACTGTCCTGCTGATTGACCATGGCCAAGACTGGGACCCCACCTGTCACCGCTCAGGTTCCTGTACCATTACAATTGAGGTTGAG GATGTGAATGACTATGCCCCCGAATGTGAGCCCTCATTTCAGGAACTCACCATCTACACTTCTCTGGGCCGTAGCATGGAAGTGACCAAGGTGTCATGCCGGATCCCCCaggagccacagcgcctggccttcTCCTATAACATcgtgggag GGAATAGCCAGAGCCGATTCAGCCTGCAAGGGGCCATCCTGGTGCACAATGACCCGGCGCTGGGGCCCCCCTGGCCAGAGCAGCCCCGTACCTACGAACTATTGATTTGTGTCGCCGATGCAGGCCCCTCCATCTCCCACCTCAGCACCACAGCCACCATCATTGTGCATCTAGTTCCCTGGAAGGCCAGCACAGTGGCCACCAGCACCCACAGAGCCACA GTGCCCTCGATGATACCCCTGCTTGTGACAGATGTGGAAGCTTTCTGGCAGCCAGAGCCCTGGTTTGTGGTGGTGCTGACAGCTACTGGTACCCTTCTCCTCTTGGCTGTGGGCTGGCTCCTCTGCAAACTCCTCCAGGG GTTGGCCCAGCTGCTGCAGGAACCAAGCAAACCAGCCCAGGCTCTGCTGCTAAACAG CATTCAGGGAACCGAGGGACCGATTGAAGGGTTTGTGGAGGCACCAAGGATGGAGATGTCCCAGGCACCCAGCAGCATCATAAGCCTG CATTTTGATGGCAGAGCACAGGACTCCC GTACAGGCAGAGACTACCTATTCAACACGCGCACAGGAACCCGGCGCTGGCTCTAA